The Mesorhizobium sp. INR15 region CGATCATGCCCTCACCCGCTCGGTCCGCGATTGCGCGCTGCTGCTCGATCTCACCCACGGTCCTGACCGTCTTTCGCCCTATGCCGCGCCGGCGCCGAACGGCACATTCTCCGCCGCCGCCGCACGCCATCCCGGCGCGCTCAAGCTCGCCGTCTACAGGAAGTCACCGATCGGCCTGCCGATCTCGGCCGAAACGCTGACGGCGCTCGACACCGCCGTTGCCCTTGCCAGGGAAGGCGGCCACGCGGTCGAAGAGATCGACCTGCCCTATATCGATCGCGACTTCATCGCCGATTTCGCCAAGACGGTGGCATCCGCGATGGCCGGCACGATGCGAACCGAGGCTCTGCGTGTCGGCCGCTCGGTCTCAGGCGACATCGAACGTGCCACGCGCCTGATCTGCCGTTTCGGCGAAATCGCCTCGGCGGGTGAAATCTACGCCGGGCTGCAGCGGCTGCAATCCGCATCTCACCGGCTGATTAACGAGACCGCGCGGTTTGACGCGGTGCTGATGCCAGTCATCGCCCACCCGCCCCTTGCCTGCGGCGCCATGGATCCGAAGGGGGCCGACGAGTTGATCGAGAACCTGCTCGACAAGCTGCATCTCACGCGTCTCCTGAGACTGAAGCCGCTGTTCGGGCAGCTGATGGACAAGAGCCTGTGGTTCACCCATTGGCCGGCGATCCAGAACGTCAGCGGCCAGCCGTCGATCGCGCTGCCAGTGCATGTCACCGATGCCGGCCTGCCGCTTGGCATCCAGGCCATGGGCAGGCCCGGTGACGAGGAGACGCTTCTGTCCTTCGCCGCGCAGATGGAGACGATCTCCGGCTGGCTGACGCGGCGGGCACCGTTGCTTGTACCGTGATGACGTCGTCGTGAGTGTGTCGAATATGACAGCAATGCCATTTGCGGCCTGCCGCGATTCCCGCTAAGACGCCGCCGTCCTTTCCAATGCATGTCGCCCAAGGTGCCCAGCGGTTTTGGCGCAATGACATGCACAAACCAGATACCGGGAACCATGCCGATGACGGACGACGTCGCCGCCACCGCCGAAATGCAGGCCGCACTGCTATCCAGGGCGCTGCCCTATATGCAGCGCTACGAGAACAAGACGGTCGTGGTGAAATATGGCGGCCACGCCATGGGCAATATCGAGCTCGGCAAGGCCTTCGCGCGCGACATCGCGCTGCTCAAGCAATCCGGCGTCAACCCGATCGTCGTCCATGGCGGCGGCCCGCAGATCGGCGCCATGCTGGCCAAGATGGGCATCGAATCGAAGTTCGAAGGCGGCCTTCGCGTCACCGACCAGAAGACGGTCGAGATCGTCGAGATGGTGCTGGCCGGTTCGATCAACAAGGAGATCGTGGCGCTGATCAACGCCGAGGGCGAATGGGCGATCGGCCTGTGCGGCAAGGACGGCAACATGGTGTTCGCCGAAAAGGCCCGCAAGACGATGATCGACCCGGACTCCAACATCGAGCGCGTGCTCGATCTCGGCTTTGTCGGCGAGCCGGTCGAGGTCGACCGCACCTTGCTCGATCTTCTGGCGCGTTCCGAAATGATCCCGGTGCTGGCGCCGGTGGCGCCGGGCCGCGACGGCCACACCTACAACATCAATGCCGACACTTTCGCCGGCGCCATCGCCGGCGCCTGCCAGGCGACGCGGCTGCTATTCCTGACCGACGTGCCCGGCGTGCTCGACAAGAACAAGAAGCTGATCGACGAGCTGACCGTGGCCGAGGCCAGGTCGCTGATCAAGGATGGCACGGTGTCGGGCGGCATGATCCCCAAGGTCGAGACCTGCATCGAGGCGATCGAGCGTGGCGTCGAGGGCGTCGTCATCCTCAACGGCAAGACACCGCATGCCGTGCTGCTCGAACTCTTCACTGAGCATGGCGCCGGTACGCTGATCGTGCCCTGAGCGTCCTTAGACAGCGCCACCGGATGAATGGATAATTGCCGCTGTCATGCAGCGGGCTTTTGCCGCGAGGCAGCCCTGATTGACGACGGGCCGGACTTGCCAATGCCCGCCGATGGTAGCAATCTCAGCCGATCATCGGGTGGATGCCGGGCTGGGGCTTTCGGAAACACCGCAGCTCAGCCTGGTGACCTCAATGAGAGGGGGAGGCCGCGTGACCCGTGACCAGATGGTTGCCCACCTTCGCGCCGCCGATGCGGTCGCTCGCGAGGCTATGGCGCACAGTCATCACCCCTTCGGTGCCGTGCTGGTAGGCCCCGACGACGTGGTCCTCATGCGCCAAGGCAATATCGACACCGTACGTCACGCCGAAACGGAACTCGCGCGGCGCGCGGCGACAGCCTATTCGCCGGAGTTTCTCTGGACCTGCACGCTGGTCTCAACCTTCGAGCCCTGCGCTATGTGTAGCGGAACGCTCTACTGGGCGAATATCGGCCGGCTGGTCTACGGCGCCGACGAGACCAAGATCCTCGCGTTGACTGGCGACCATCCGGAAAACCCGACCATGAGCCTGTCCTCACGCGTTGTGCTCGGCTCTGGGCAGAAGAAGGTCGAGGTGCACGGCCCATTCCCGGAGATTGAGGAGGAGCTGCACGAAGTCCATAGAGGCTTCTGGCAGCGGTAGTGGTTCTTCGCCAACCATCCTCGCGTTGCCGGGTTGCTACCACGGAACGCGGCGACCCCACATGCGCTGGAGGCGGCTCCGGCGAAAGGTCAGTCACTCGCCGACCTGCCGCGGCCTCTCCAGCACCTTCTCGTCGGCTCTGCCGCTACGCATTTTTCCTGGAATTGCCTGGGCGCTGTGCGACATGCTGATTTCCGGTTCGGCGGGTTTCTTCACCGGGCGCTGAACAAGCATCGATTCTTCTTCCGCGTCCTGCGGCGCGCCCCAGAACTCGGCCAGGGTCGGGCCATCCTTGACGCGGCGGTCCCAGGCCAGAAAGCCCCAGACTTCGCGGAACCAGACGCGGCGGCCCATTCGCGTGTACCAGCGCATCGAATGGCGCTGCTCCGGGTCCTTGTGAAACAGGATACGGGCCAGTGCCTTCGGCCGCGACTGCACCGCCACCTCGATCAGCTTGACGCTGAAGAACAGCATCCACGGCTTGAGCCGGGTCATGTGCAGCACCTGATGCTTGTAGTCCCACAGGCGGACATCCTGCTGGATGACCTTGCGGTCCTTGGCGATACGGAAGAATGGTGTCCAGCGGTGCGGCGTCACATAGAGCGCCTGGATCTGGTCAGGATCGTAGGTGATGAGCTGCCGAAAGCCGCGCCAAAGGTCGCGAAAAGTCTCGTCCTCGAAACCGGCCACCCAGGTTGCCATCGACAGGATGCCGTGGAGGCGCAGCAGCCGGATCGCCTCGCGGTCGGATGACGTGCTGCCGCCCTTGCGGATCAGCTGCAGCGTCTGCTCATCGGTGTTTTCCATGCCGAGCAGCCAGCGGATGACGCCGGCCTTGCGGTAGAGATGCAGGATGTCGGCGTCACGGACGATGTCGTCGGCGCGGGTTGAACCAACGATCAGCACCGGCACGTTCTCGGCGATCATCGCGTCGAGAAAGGCGCGCCATGCTTTCTTCGAAACCGTTGGATTCTCATCGGCGAGATTGATCAATTCGACGCCGTGATGGCGATGCAGCCAGGCGATCTCCTGCGCGAATTTCTTTGGATCGCGGTGCCGCCAGCGCGTCCAGAAACCGCGCTGGCCGCAATAATTGCACAGGTGCGGACAACCTCGGGAAAACTGCATGACCACGGCGCGCTTGCCGCCCCAGTAGCTGTAGCGGCGGGGATCGATCAGCTCCCAGCCGACCCGGTAGGCGTCGAGGTC contains the following coding sequences:
- a CDS encoding amidase family protein — encoded protein: MSESWYGMVVDHALTRSVRDCALLLDLTHGPDRLSPYAAPAPNGTFSAAAARHPGALKLAVYRKSPIGLPISAETLTALDTAVALAREGGHAVEEIDLPYIDRDFIADFAKTVASAMAGTMRTEALRVGRSVSGDIERATRLICRFGEIASAGEIYAGLQRLQSASHRLINETARFDAVLMPVIAHPPLACGAMDPKGADELIENLLDKLHLTRLLRLKPLFGQLMDKSLWFTHWPAIQNVSGQPSIALPVHVTDAGLPLGIQAMGRPGDEETLLSFAAQMETISGWLTRRAPLLVP
- the argB gene encoding acetylglutamate kinase produces the protein MPMTDDVAATAEMQAALLSRALPYMQRYENKTVVVKYGGHAMGNIELGKAFARDIALLKQSGVNPIVVHGGGPQIGAMLAKMGIESKFEGGLRVTDQKTVEIVEMVLAGSINKEIVALINAEGEWAIGLCGKDGNMVFAEKARKTMIDPDSNIERVLDLGFVGEPVEVDRTLLDLLARSEMIPVLAPVAPGRDGHTYNINADTFAGAIAGACQATRLLFLTDVPGVLDKNKKLIDELTVAEARSLIKDGTVSGGMIPKVETCIEAIERGVEGVVILNGKTPHAVLLELFTEHGAGTLIVP
- a CDS encoding nucleoside deaminase — translated: MTRDQMVAHLRAADAVAREAMAHSHHPFGAVLVGPDDVVLMRQGNIDTVRHAETELARRAATAYSPEFLWTCTLVSTFEPCAMCSGTLYWANIGRLVYGADETKILALTGDHPENPTMSLSSRVVLGSGQKKVEVHGPFPEIEEELHEVHRGFWQR